The Brachyspira hampsonii genomic interval AAAATTCATTATAAATACTATATCCATCTAAAGGCTGCATTAATTCATATTGTATGCCTTCAGACCAAGCAACAGCCAAAGCATATCGTTGTGTATTTGGTTTACCTCTATACATAGAATCCTGTATATTATGAGGACCATACTCATATACATCCCAAGGTCCTATACCAAAATCATCATATAAATGCTTCATAGCTTTTTCAAGATTTGATACAACTTGTGCTATTTGACAAATT includes:
- a CDS encoding VOC family protein, yielding MRDGQICQIAQVVSNLEKAMKHLYDDFGIGPWDVYEYGPHNIQDSMYRGKPNTQRYALAVAWSEGIQYELMQPLDGYSIYNEFLEKHGEGLQHIKLYYKDCAKAIKDYKEKGYEVIQSGKIGEDEFYYLESTDNVGITLEIGNAGAIPPPLYRYPS